A section of the Geoalkalibacter ferrihydriticus DSM 17813 genome encodes:
- a CDS encoding type IV pilin protein, with protein MLSKFKKNQKGFTLIELLIVVAIIGILAAIAIPQFASYRERAFNSAAQSDLRTIRTSVEAHYAENYQYPATN; from the coding sequence ATGTTGTCAAAGTTCAAGAAAAACCAGAAGGGTTTTACCCTCATCGAGCTGCTGATCGTCGTCGCGATCATCGGCATCCTGGCAGCGATTGCCATTCCGCAGTTTGCGAGCTATCGCGAGAGAGCGTTCAATTCGGCGGCGCAGAGTGATTTGCGGACGATCCGCACCTCGGTGGAAGCCCATTACGCTGAAAATTACCAATACCCCGCGACTAACTAA